The DNA sequence GTCGCGGAGCGTGTGGCACTCTTCGGTGGTGTGGCCGATCGTCCGGTGGTACTGGCAGTGCTTGCTCTTATCGGCATCCGGAGGTGGGGGTTGCTTCCTGGCCGCGGGAAGTGAGTCGGCGCTAAAGGCTTCTTGCAAAATCTTAGCCCGTGGGACAGCCAAGGGAGTATACGTGGTGAACTTTGGTGCCTTTCTCTCACCGGGCCGAGCCAATGGTTTACCCGGTCGAGGGGTAGTTTTCTGAACTGCGGCATCctccttctccctcttcttcaTCCTGAACTCCTGCATATCTTCCATCTGTATGAACTTGGTCGCTCGTTCCCTCATCTCCTCTATCGTCTTCGGCTTCTTGCGGCTTATCTTGTCTGCAAACACGCCCGGCTGGATACCGTACGAGAAGTGATACCGGGCGATCTCGTCGCTAAGATCCTTTATCTTGACCGACATCCGATTGTACCGATCAAGATAACTCCTCAGCGACTCCCCGTCTTCCTGCCGGATGTTCACCAGGTTGTCGACCGTCAGGATGGCCAGCCTCAGGGGTGCAAACTGCGTGCTGAACCTTGCCTTTAGAGTGGCGAAGGAATCAATGATGTTGGCCGGCAACTCGGAAAACCACTCCAACGCCTCCCCGGTCAGAGAGGTCGAGAAAACACGACACCAGATCGGGTCGCTAACTGCGTGGAACATCATCTTGGGCATGAAGACCCGCATATGATTGTCAGGATTCGTCGTGCCGTCGTACTTGTCGAATGTCGGCATTTTCCACCTTTCCGGGAGCGGCGTCTCTAGAATGTATGGGATAAAGGGGGAAAGCCCCGACGCGAGGATCGGTTGGCGTGAAGGGCGACCTCCCTCGTTTGCTCCCGAGCTCTCGGCCATCGTATGTGATAGGTTTCCTCTCGACGCTTGCGTCTTCTCAACCCGAGCAGGCTGTGATTGCTCCTGTCCTTTTGGTGGTGGGCAACTCTCCACCCTTTTGGCATCTCGATGCTGCTGCACCCGACTCAGTCTGAGCGGGTCGGGCACAGTGGGTGTGGACGGGATTCCGTCCTCCTTTCGCCGAAGGGCGGCGTTCTCCTCGCGTAGAATTTGCATCTGTACTTCGTAATTCCTCTGCATTTATCCATCTTCTGCTGCATCGCCCTTATCATCTCC is a window from the Vigna unguiculata cultivar IT97K-499-35 chromosome 7, ASM411807v1, whole genome shotgun sequence genome containing:
- the LOC114191179 gene encoding uncharacterized protein LOC114191179 — translated: MQRNYEVQMQILREENAALRRKEDGIPSTPTVPDPLRLSRVQQHRDAKRVESCPPPKGQEQSQPARVEKTQASRGNLSHTMAESSGANEGGRPSRQPILASGLSPFIPYILETPLPERWKMPTFDKYDGTTNPDNHMRVFMPKMMFHAVSDPIWCRVFSTSLTGEALEWFSELPANIIDSFATLKARFSTQFAPLRLAILTVDNLVNIRQEDGESLRSYLDRYNRMSVKIKDLSDEIARYHFSYGIQPGVFADKISRKKPKTIEEMRERATKFIQMEDMQEFRMKKREKEDAAVQKTTPRPGKPLARPGERKAPKFTTYTPLAVPRAKILQEAFSADSLPAARKQPPPPDADKSKHCQYHRTIGHTTEECHTLRDKIEELRGI